A genome region from Gadus macrocephalus chromosome 15, ASM3116895v1 includes the following:
- the sdccag8 gene encoding LOW QUALITY PROTEIN: serologically defined colon cancer antigen 8 homolog (The sequence of the model RefSeq protein was modified relative to this genomic sequence to represent the inferred CDS: deleted 2 bases in 1 codon) yields the protein MKPLGSDEEDELSDYQKKLRERANRSIQQLSSTLSQQKHGEEEESEVVDASTAGSSSGPRSASGGKEDASWSKRSQSEAVNQLRTFLMKQQKEKSPPLSTSQRYSPSKLPQGEGGSGMTAIQDLVPIIYNQSEYIQHLEAEVKFCKEEVQGVKQRVQVVVVENEKLQSSLNKTLMDKTVLESKCNESPGVRGHTGSTPGNRSSQGIDDQTWKKELEQLKALHQAQTETLEDQVTSLRRELVGCQRGCEEAASRLRQREAQAAKLSAGAPRVGGLCLKCAQHEAVMAETHTNVHVQAIERLAKERDEVLVALRAARASQGEAQQREWSACLQVKQAVEVAEEANLHKAQVELQCEQLSRELGRQRERLEREAQGLQERLAEAREEARGEARREREELGQTVSNLSQQVAELEGQLDRANRERTSLTNQLEDTLRKLTNQEQESTTMCVDLRYQLSQAVMKRKETESELRELATKTSRQTERSSQEVEKLSSVLVGCQHRLEAVQKDGSQWQTEALSLAEQLANAQRQLHLTRQEKDSAEHAYGEDLDALTSAQQRESELVERAGLQHLKHKHQVEELDGLLTLQNSLIGKLKEECCMLGAKLEELSQNSRAELEQVSLERQHLQETGERLRARCSDLEDQCVQHGRLHQRMKDRLQQLDRHCQSSAQQVCELLATQNQLMEERRALNQDLHM from the exons ATGAAACCACTGGGTTCTGATGAGGAAGACGAGCTTTCCGATTACCAGAAAAAGCTTAGAG AACGGGCTAATCGCAGTATCCAGCAGTTGAGCAGTACTCTGTCGCAGCAAAagcatggggaggaggaggaatcgGAAGTGGTGGATGCAAGCACCGCAGGGTCAAGCAGTGGACCCCGCAGTGCATCGGGGGGAAAGGAGGATGCTTCGTGGAGCAAAAGATCCCAGAGCGAAGCAG TCAACCAGTTGAGGACCTTCCTAATGAAGCAGCAAAAGGAAaaatctcctcctctttctacATCACAGAGATACTCTCCCTCCAAG CTcccacagggggagggtggctcAGGAATGACTGCCATTCAGGATTTAGTCCCAATCAtttacaaccaatcagagtacATCCAGCATCTGGAGGCCGAGGTCAAATTCTGCAAG gaggaGGTCCAGGGGGTTAAGCAGAGGGTGcaggtggttgtggtggagaATGAGAAGCTGCAATCCAGCCTGAATAAAACACTGATGGACAAGACAGTGCTAGAGTCaaag TGCAATGAATctccaggggtcagaggtcatacAGGATCAACCCCAGGCAACAGGTCGTCTCAGGGAATTGATGACCAAACATGGAAGAAGGAACTG GAGCAGCTGAAGGCACTGCACCAGGCCCAGACTGAAACATTGGAGGATCAGGTCACCTCTCTAAG GAGGGAGCTGGTGGGGTGTCAGAGGGGGTGTGAGGAGGCGGCCAGCCGCCTTCGACAGCGGGAGGCACAGGCCGCCAAGCTGAGCGCCGGGGCCCCTCGCGTCGGGGGCCTGTGTCTCAAGTGTGCCCAACACGAGGCCGTCATGGCGGAGACCCACACCAACGTGCACGTGCAGGCCATCGAAAGGCTCGCCAA GGAGCGTGACGAGGTGCTGGTGGCGCTGCGGGCCGCGCGGGCCAGTCAGGGAGAGGCCCAGCAGAGGGAGTGGTCCGCCTGTCTGCAGGTCAAACAGGCCGTGGAGGTGGCAGAGGAGGCCAACCTGCATAAGGCCCAG gtggagcTGCAGTGTGAGCAGCTGTCCAGGGAGCTGGGTCGGCAGAGGGAGCGGCTGGAGAGGGAGGCGCAGGGCCTGCAGGAGAGGCTGGCGGAGGCCAGGGAGGAGGCCCGCGGAGAGGCccgcagggagagggaggagctggggCAAACG gtgtCAAATCTTTCCCAGCAAGTAGCTGAACTGGAGGGACAACTTGATCgagcaaacagagagagaacttcACTGACCAATCAGCTTGAAGACACCCTCCGAAAACTGACAAATCAGGAACAAGAGAGCACCACG ATGTGTGTGGACCTGCGGTACCAGCTGAGCCAGGCcgtgatgaagagaaaggagaCGGAGAGCGAGCTGAGAGAGCTGGCCACCAAGACGTCCAGACAGACGGAGCGCTCCTCGCAG gaagtggagaaGCTGAGCTCTGTGCTGGTTGGCTGTCAACATCGCTTGGAGGCGGTCCAAAAGGACGGGAGCCAATGGCAGACCGAAGCCTTGAGCCTGGCAGAACAGCTGGCAAATGCCCAGCGCCAACTGCACCTCACCAG GCAGGAGAAGGACAGCGCTGAGCATGCGTACGGTGAGGACCTGGAC GCCCTCACGTCGGCCCAGCAGCGGGAGAGTGAGCTGGTGGAGCGGGCAGGGCTGCAGCACCTGAAGCACAAGCACCAGG TTGAGGAACTGGATGGTCTGCTTACTTTGCAAAACTCCCTGATTGGGAAGCTGAAGGAGGAGTGTTGCATGCTAGGAGCCAAGCTGGAAGAGCTGAGCCAAAACAGCAG ggcggAGCTTGAGCAGGTGTCTCTGGAGCGGCAGCACCTccaggagacgggggagaggctGAGGGCGCGCTGCTCCGACCTGGAGGACCAGTGTGTCCAGCATGGCCGCCTGCACCAGCGCATGAAGGacag